The following proteins are encoded in a genomic region of Vibrio tasmaniensis:
- a CDS encoding energy-coupling factor ABC transporter ATP-binding protein: MSIKITTQQISMRYKERVLFHIPELSIGPNDAIYLKGDNGVGKTTLLKILSGLIQPSSGRIQSPTQSWQQSLFPRLKFKDIIYLHQTPYLFDGSVYQNVAYGIRFNKESQKDKRAQIINALRMVGLETLADEHISVLSGGERQRVAMARAWILKPSILLMDEPSASLDKESIERLVIMAEDLLQRGASLVITSHQTNALTDLCKKQWWIKDNTLTESPLLQVIQKDKAQENIYAASNAN, translated from the coding sequence ATGAGTATAAAAATAACAACGCAGCAGATTTCAATGCGCTACAAAGAGCGTGTTTTGTTCCATATCCCTGAATTGTCAATCGGCCCTAACGATGCCATTTACCTCAAAGGGGATAATGGCGTGGGTAAAACGACTCTACTTAAAATATTATCTGGATTGATTCAGCCAAGTTCTGGCCGCATTCAGTCTCCGACACAAAGCTGGCAGCAGAGCCTATTCCCTAGGCTCAAATTCAAAGACATCATTTACTTGCATCAAACCCCCTATCTTTTTGATGGTTCGGTGTACCAAAATGTCGCTTATGGCATTCGCTTTAATAAAGAGAGTCAAAAAGATAAGCGAGCTCAAATAATTAATGCGTTGAGAATGGTAGGTTTAGAAACCCTGGCAGATGAGCACATTTCTGTGTTGTCTGGTGGTGAGCGCCAACGCGTTGCAATGGCACGAGCTTGGATTCTTAAGCCTTCAATTTTGCTTATGGATGAACCAAGTGCTTCTTTAGACAAAGAATCTATTGAAAGATTGGTGATTATGGCCGAAGATCTTCTTCAGAGAGGCGCGAGTTTGGTCATTACTAGTCACCAAACTAACGCGTTAACCGACTTATGTAAGAAGCAATGGTGGATCAAAGACAATACTTTGACCGAATCGCCGCTTCTGCAAGTTATTCAGAAAGATAAAGCACAAGAGAATATTTATGCTGCTTCCAACGCAAACTAG
- a CDS encoding bifunctional molybdopterin-guanine dinucleotide biosynthesis adaptor protein MobB/molybdopterin molybdotransferase MoeA, which yields MNDSKQRPNLPLLGFAAYSGTGKTTVLEALLPLLTNAGLKVGVLKHAHHDFDVDKPGKDSYRLRKAGANQMLIASRNRHVMMTETPEAEADFDYLLTRFDTNTLDLILVEGCKNIAFPKIELHRDEVGKPWLYQNDDNIIAIAADSQVESDLPQMAISDLEAIRDFIIKYAHSFASSSTRNKTASCSESKDNTPAVCCDSFSPAGLTVTQGQQKIVESIDALDLTESVELVQGYGRVLAEDVISPINVPQNTNSAMDGYAIRSEDLELDSYNIVAEVMAGHSYEQIVQQGEAVKIMTGAPMPEGVDVVVMREQAVQDGDKVRFPDAKISVGQNVRMAGEDLEIGQPVFTRGTRIEAPEMGMMASLGFGTCPVLRKVKVGVFSTGDEVQAPGSEQKPNSIYDSNRFTIIGMLQKLGCDIVDYGIIEDDEQKMMDVLHSASLETDMVLTSGGVSVGDADYIKLALDKLGEINFWRINMRPGRPLAYGKIEDKPFFGLPGNPVAVMVSFINFVEPAIRKLQGQTNWTPVKANAVATEQLRSRQGRTEFSRGVFSMNESGVLEVKTTGKQGSGILRSMSEANCLIEISPAVDTVKAGETVTIIPLQGRV from the coding sequence ATGAATGATTCTAAACAACGCCCTAACCTTCCTCTATTGGGTTTTGCTGCTTACAGTGGCACAGGCAAAACAACCGTGTTGGAAGCTTTATTACCTCTACTGACGAACGCAGGTTTGAAAGTCGGTGTTCTTAAGCACGCTCACCATGACTTTGATGTCGATAAGCCAGGTAAAGACAGCTACCGCCTACGTAAGGCAGGAGCCAATCAAATGCTGATCGCTTCGCGCAACCGTCACGTGATGATGACAGAAACGCCAGAAGCCGAAGCTGATTTTGATTACCTACTGACTCGCTTTGATACCAACACACTTGATCTTATTTTGGTTGAAGGCTGTAAGAACATCGCTTTTCCTAAAATTGAATTGCACCGAGATGAAGTGGGTAAACCTTGGTTGTACCAAAACGATGACAATATCATCGCTATTGCTGCAGATAGCCAAGTTGAATCTGACCTCCCTCAAATGGCGATCAGCGACTTAGAAGCGATTCGTGATTTTATTATCAAATATGCTCACTCATTCGCCTCTTCATCGACAAGAAACAAAACAGCGTCGTGTTCAGAGTCAAAAGACAACACGCCTGCCGTGTGTTGTGATTCATTTTCTCCTGCTGGGCTAACCGTAACGCAAGGTCAACAAAAAATTGTTGAGAGCATTGATGCTCTCGATCTAACAGAGAGTGTCGAGTTAGTGCAAGGTTACGGTCGTGTGTTAGCGGAAGATGTTATCTCGCCAATCAACGTGCCTCAAAACACCAATTCGGCAATGGACGGCTACGCGATCCGTAGTGAAGACCTAGAATTGGACAGCTACAACATCGTTGCTGAAGTCATGGCGGGTCACAGTTACGAACAAATAGTTCAACAAGGTGAAGCCGTTAAGATCATGACGGGCGCACCAATGCCTGAAGGCGTTGATGTCGTCGTGATGCGCGAACAAGCCGTTCAAGATGGCGACAAAGTTCGCTTCCCTGATGCTAAAATTTCTGTTGGACAAAATGTCCGTATGGCAGGTGAAGATTTAGAGATCGGCCAACCCGTCTTTACACGTGGCACCCGCATTGAAGCACCTGAAATGGGCATGATGGCGTCGTTAGGTTTTGGTACCTGCCCTGTCCTGCGTAAAGTTAAAGTGGGCGTGTTCTCTACGGGCGATGAAGTTCAGGCGCCGGGTAGCGAGCAAAAACCAAACTCCATCTACGACTCGAACCGTTTTACGATTATTGGCATGCTTCAAAAGCTCGGCTGTGACATCGTCGATTACGGCATCATTGAAGATGACGAACAAAAGATGATGGATGTACTGCACTCTGCGTCGCTTGAAACCGACATGGTTCTGACTTCTGGTGGCGTGTCTGTCGGTGATGCGGATTACATCAAGCTTGCGTTAGACAAGTTGGGTGAAATCAACTTCTGGCGTATCAACATGCGTCCAGGCCGCCCTCTTGCATACGGAAAAATTGAAGATAAACCTTTCTTCGGTTTACCTGGCAACCCAGTAGCCGTGATGGTGTCGTTCATTAACTTTGTAGAACCTGCAATCCGCAAGCTACAAGGTCAAACTAACTGGACACCTGTTAAAGCGAATGCGGTAGCGACTGAACAACTGCGCTCACGCCAAGGCCGTACTGAATTCAGTCGTGGTGTGTTTTCGATGAATGAATCAGGCGTGCTTGAAGTGAAAACGACGGGTAAGCAAGGTTCAGGTATTTTGCGTTCAATGAGCGAAGCAAACTGTCTAATCGAGATTTCACCAGCGGTAGACACTGTAAAAGCCGGTGAAACGGTGACGATCATTCCTTTGCAAGGTCGTGTTTAA
- a CDS encoding substrate-binding domain-containing protein, whose product MKAIPLTIAALSIVSYTASSAEDITHIKLATTTSTYHSGLLDYLLPEFEKDSGIKVDVLAAGTGKSLRMGENGDVDLVMTHAPKAEANFVEKGYGVLPRKLMYNDFVIVGPQSDPAKIESQKAVADVFKAIANNNVTFVSRGDDSGTHKKEMGIWAQTKMEPNFGGYRSVGQGMGPTLNMASEMQGYTMTDRGTWLAYQNKLDLKVLFQGDKNLFNPYQVILVNPERYPSINYQAAKVFSDWLVNPKGQKLINDFKLHGKQLFVASAE is encoded by the coding sequence ATGAAAGCAATTCCTCTAACTATTGCAGCTCTATCTATCGTCAGTTACACGGCTAGTAGCGCAGAAGACATCACTCATATCAAATTGGCAACAACCACAAGCACCTACCACTCAGGTTTACTGGACTACTTGTTACCTGAGTTCGAAAAAGACTCTGGTATTAAAGTCGATGTTCTCGCAGCAGGTACAGGTAAATCACTTCGCATGGGTGAAAACGGCGATGTTGATTTGGTTATGACCCATGCACCAAAGGCAGAAGCGAATTTCGTTGAAAAAGGTTACGGCGTTTTACCTCGTAAGCTGATGTACAACGATTTTGTTATCGTTGGCCCACAAAGCGATCCTGCGAAGATTGAATCTCAAAAAGCAGTGGCTGATGTGTTTAAAGCAATCGCGAACAACAACGTGACGTTTGTTTCTCGTGGGGACGACTCTGGTACTCATAAGAAAGAGATGGGGATTTGGGCGCAAACTAAGATGGAGCCAAACTTCGGCGGCTATCGCAGCGTTGGTCAAGGAATGGGCCCCACTCTGAATATGGCGTCTGAAATGCAAGGCTACACCATGACAGACCGTGGTACTTGGTTGGCTTACCAAAACAAACTTGACCTTAAAGTGTTGTTCCAAGGCGACAAAAACCTATTTAACCCTTACCAAGTGATTCTTGTTAACCCAGAACGCTACCCAAGCATCAACTACCAAGCAGCGAAAGTATTCAGTGATTGGTTAGTTAACCCTAAAGGTCAGAAGCTAATTAACGACTTTAAACTTCACGGTAAACAACTGTTTGTTGCTAGCGCAGAATAG
- a CDS encoding sigma-54-dependent transcriptional regulator, protein MSLPSSPASNLNPSTLTQYQAFSVLVVDDEVGMQAILKKALGKFFGKVSSAGSVEEAEILRSSEHFDLIVLDINLPGRSGIEWEEAFNDNDKRADVIFMTGYADLEMTISALKLGASDFILKPFNLEQMIQAVLRCMDKRLDQRMQYALKRDVSRHIKTELIGNSDKTKQLKLLISQFAPSRASVLIEGESGTGKELVARGVHEASKRTGPFVPINCGAIAPELLESELFGHTSGAFTGAKKNREGLFRVASGGTLFLDEIGEMPLPMQAALLRVLEQRTIRPVGSEKEIAVDVRVVAATNRNLQQEVEKGHFRRDLFYRLNVLKIDVVPLRERPSDLIELVPYFTRLLASELSVPVPNWAHEDILAMNEYEWPGNIRELKNLVERCILLDKPPAHYWREINGDPAPTSISVTVSHGAEIPNLNNVDAAEGYPNTWTLKEVEKSHIEQLVSFHDGNKSAAARDLGVARKTLERKYKDWNTEGSEYAD, encoded by the coding sequence ATGTCTTTACCTAGTTCACCTGCATCGAACCTAAACCCCAGCACATTGACTCAATATCAAGCATTTTCCGTCTTGGTCGTGGACGATGAAGTTGGGATGCAGGCTATTCTAAAGAAAGCTCTGGGTAAGTTCTTTGGCAAGGTATCGAGTGCCGGATCCGTTGAAGAAGCTGAAATACTGCGTTCGAGCGAACATTTTGATCTCATTGTTCTTGATATCAACCTGCCAGGACGCTCTGGTATTGAGTGGGAAGAAGCGTTTAACGACAACGACAAACGTGCTGATGTTATTTTCATGACTGGCTATGCTGATCTAGAGATGACCATATCCGCGCTTAAGCTTGGCGCTTCAGACTTCATTCTTAAACCTTTCAATTTGGAACAAATGATACAAGCTGTACTACGTTGTATGGATAAGCGCCTTGATCAAAGAATGCAATACGCATTGAAGCGTGATGTTAGCCGTCATATCAAGACCGAGTTAATCGGTAACTCAGATAAAACCAAACAGCTTAAATTGCTGATCAGTCAATTTGCCCCCTCTCGAGCATCCGTTCTTATAGAAGGTGAGTCAGGCACAGGTAAAGAGCTAGTTGCACGTGGTGTACATGAAGCGAGTAAACGCACAGGCCCATTTGTACCAATCAACTGTGGCGCAATCGCCCCAGAACTTCTTGAAAGTGAACTATTCGGGCATACCTCTGGCGCATTTACCGGCGCGAAGAAAAACCGTGAAGGTCTATTCAGAGTCGCAAGTGGTGGCACCTTGTTCCTCGACGAAATTGGGGAAATGCCACTACCAATGCAAGCAGCGTTGTTGCGTGTGTTAGAGCAACGCACTATTCGTCCAGTCGGTAGCGAGAAAGAAATTGCCGTTGACGTACGAGTAGTGGCGGCGACTAACCGAAACCTTCAACAAGAGGTCGAAAAAGGGCACTTCCGTCGCGATCTATTCTACCGACTCAATGTCCTTAAAATTGATGTTGTGCCATTGAGAGAACGTCCATCCGATCTAATAGAGCTTGTTCCGTATTTCACTCGTCTTTTAGCAAGTGAACTTAGTGTACCGGTCCCAAACTGGGCGCATGAAGATATTTTGGCGATGAATGAATACGAATGGCCGGGAAATATTCGCGAACTCAAGAACCTAGTCGAAAGGTGCATTCTTTTAGACAAGCCACCAGCGCACTATTGGCGCGAAATTAATGGCGATCCTGCACCCACCAGTATTTCAGTGACGGTGTCACATGGAGCAGAAATACCAAACTTGAATAACGTAGACGCTGCAGAAGGTTACCCGAACACTTGGACACTCAAAGAAGTAGAAAAATCTCATATCGAGCAACTGGTGAGTTTTCATGATGGTAACAAATCCGCAGCTGCAAGAGACCTCGGCGTTGCACGGAAAACGCTAGAGCGTAAATATAAAGACTGGAACACAGAAGGCTCTGAATATGCCGATTAG
- a CDS encoding mechanosensitive ion channel family protein, with amino-acid sequence MKKLFILLFVGLASAVSFPTFATEELANVENISKIASLVRWSGVFFSMIVIAAMWLLLKFINSLVTSFGSQFVQYRMLLQKLQSFTQFFIYVSTGLIVFMMSFRINDQILALIGGTLAVSVGFALKDLAASFIAGITVMIDRPFQVGDRVTFEGNYGDIITIGLRSVRMRTLNDDIITIPNNKFLNEVTTSGNYGALDMQVVIPFYVGMNEDITLARDLIQEAASSSRYIHLPKPVTVLVKQTITDNYLAIQLTCKAYVVDTAYEKLFETDITLRVMKEFKKHNINPPKISVAAH; translated from the coding sequence ATGAAGAAGTTATTTATCCTACTATTTGTTGGCTTGGCAAGTGCTGTCAGTTTCCCGACCTTTGCGACGGAAGAGTTAGCCAACGTAGAAAACATCTCTAAGATAGCGAGCTTGGTGCGATGGAGCGGCGTGTTCTTCTCCATGATCGTTATTGCCGCAATGTGGTTGTTGCTTAAGTTCATCAATTCGTTAGTGACCAGTTTTGGTAGTCAGTTCGTGCAATATCGAATGCTGCTACAAAAACTGCAATCGTTTACTCAGTTCTTTATCTACGTGAGCACCGGTCTTATCGTGTTCATGATGAGCTTTAGAATCAACGACCAAATCTTAGCTTTGATTGGTGGTACCCTCGCCGTGTCGGTCGGCTTTGCGCTTAAAGACTTGGCAGCATCGTTTATCGCCGGCATCACTGTGATGATTGACAGACCCTTTCAGGTTGGTGACCGCGTCACGTTCGAAGGCAACTACGGCGACATCATCACCATTGGTTTACGTTCGGTACGAATGAGAACCCTGAACGATGACATCATTACTATTCCGAACAACAAGTTCTTAAATGAAGTGACCACCAGTGGTAACTATGGCGCATTGGACATGCAAGTGGTGATTCCGTTTTACGTCGGTATGAATGAAGACATCACCCTAGCCCGCGACTTGATTCAAGAAGCCGCGTCTTCAAGTCGTTACATACACTTGCCAAAGCCTGTAACGGTTCTGGTTAAACAGACGATTACCGACAACTACCTAGCGATACAGTTGACGTGTAAGGCTTATGTGGTGGACACCGCGTATGAGAAATTGTTTGAAACCGACATTACCCTGCGTGTGATGAAAGAGTTTAAGAAGCACAACATCAACCCACCGAAGATTTCAGTGGCAGCGCATTAG
- the mobA gene encoding molybdenum cofactor guanylyltransferase MobA, producing MLLPTQTSWVILAGGQASRMGGKDKGLVELNGSPLIQYVINKLSQQDVSITINANRNLESYQAFAPVVSDSFPDYPGPLGGIHAGLKNANTDWVGFVPCDSPQISDDLVERFCSAVKEDSDILVAHDGEFKQPVFTLFHKRVLPKLEAFLERGDRKIILLYKECVTEYVDFSDSPNCFVNLNTPEELTQFGTLQ from the coding sequence ATGCTGCTTCCAACGCAAACTAGTTGGGTTATTTTGGCTGGCGGACAGGCCAGTCGTATGGGCGGAAAAGATAAAGGACTCGTTGAGCTCAACGGTTCTCCGCTCATTCAATACGTTATAAACAAGCTGTCACAACAAGATGTCAGCATCACTATCAATGCCAACCGTAACTTAGAGAGTTACCAAGCATTTGCTCCGGTTGTTTCTGATTCCTTCCCTGACTATCCGGGCCCGTTGGGCGGTATCCATGCAGGCCTTAAAAACGCGAACACAGATTGGGTCGGCTTTGTCCCTTGTGACAGCCCACAAATCAGTGATGATCTTGTTGAACGTTTTTGTTCTGCAGTTAAAGAAGACAGTGACATTCTTGTCGCGCATGATGGCGAATTTAAGCAGCCTGTATTTACCCTATTCCACAAACGCGTTCTGCCAAAGCTAGAAGCGTTTTTGGAACGTGGTGACCGTAAAATCATCTTGCTGTACAAAGAGTGCGTCACGGAATATGTCGACTTTAGCGACTCACCTAACTGCTTTGTAAATCTCAACACGCCAGAAGAACTGACCCAATTCGGAACGCTTCAATAA
- a CDS encoding sensor histidine kinase, translating to MPIRRHWWSKWTFRFKTMVRYRLLFLTSAPIILTLCALVAITLYWSVHYTWQGALIDVDERLDVADNSIHLIQNQQAYNVQAFAESYNFRIKLTSDISKEELTRWVSENKSRYELDFLRWRSVESMGKKREYLDLTRKESFFSVLSQNELNELDQNLARQAEVPMLNNQNVETRGLVSRTVVSIRDKNDHVIGFLDGGILLNNSTQLVDQISNLIYPQRDGFNRRIGTVTVFLDDLRVSTNVPLSSEDSAGRAIGTRVSHEVHSKVLNQGQKWLDRAYVYDAWYITAYQPIHDQFDNVIGMLYTGYLIWPLVETYLTNLGEISITIILLLLASGLIVHRGARDLFNPIERIHKVVKLVQMGQDKRIGTLGLDDQHELTLLAKQFDKMLDLLHERNQEIQQAASELECKVHSRTASLKEKTEELELHIQLLNQARDKLVVNEKLAALGELTAGIAHEINNPTAVILGNVELMKFELGDEVARVDEEVHAIMEQIDRIRNITRSLLQYSRHGGVQDEITWQHINPIVDESITLVKTGAKKKGIVYVSQLNAKTSVEVNRNQLLQILVNLQMNAIHAMDGQGTLTISSEDWVENGVSHGAIVHVEDEGCGIKEEQLKRIFSPFYTTKRDGTGLGLSVSQSILSQTGGEIRVESEVGKGSRFSIYLQQKATPQLLVSNL from the coding sequence ATGCCGATTAGACGTCATTGGTGGTCAAAGTGGACGTTTCGGTTCAAAACCATGGTGCGTTATCGTCTGTTATTTTTGACGTCAGCGCCGATCATCTTAACTTTATGTGCTCTTGTTGCGATCACTTTGTATTGGTCTGTTCATTATACGTGGCAGGGGGCTTTGATCGATGTTGATGAGCGTTTGGACGTTGCCGACAATAGTATCCATCTAATTCAAAACCAACAGGCCTATAACGTTCAAGCATTCGCTGAGTCTTATAACTTTCGAATCAAACTTACGAGTGATATTTCAAAGGAAGAGCTCACACGTTGGGTTTCTGAAAACAAATCTCGCTATGAGCTCGACTTTTTGCGCTGGAGAAGTGTTGAGAGCATGGGGAAAAAGCGTGAATACCTCGACCTGACACGCAAAGAATCGTTCTTTAGTGTATTGAGCCAAAATGAACTCAACGAGTTAGACCAAAACCTTGCAAGGCAAGCCGAAGTCCCAATGCTCAATAATCAAAACGTTGAAACTCGGGGTTTAGTTAGCCGCACTGTTGTGTCAATTCGAGACAAGAATGATCACGTTATTGGTTTTCTTGATGGCGGGATCCTCCTTAATAACAGCACACAGTTAGTTGATCAGATCAGCAATTTGATCTATCCACAACGTGATGGTTTTAATCGCCGCATTGGCACGGTTACCGTATTCCTTGATGATCTGCGTGTCAGCACTAATGTGCCATTAAGCAGTGAAGACAGTGCAGGGCGCGCAATTGGTACTCGCGTTTCTCATGAGGTTCATTCAAAAGTATTGAATCAAGGGCAAAAGTGGTTAGACCGAGCATATGTCTACGACGCTTGGTACATCACCGCTTACCAACCAATCCACGACCAGTTTGATAACGTTATTGGCATGCTTTATACCGGCTATCTAATCTGGCCACTCGTAGAGACGTATCTGACTAACCTTGGTGAAATCAGCATCACCATCATATTACTGCTGTTAGCTTCAGGTTTGATCGTCCACCGTGGTGCACGCGATCTTTTCAACCCAATTGAACGCATCCATAAAGTTGTAAAGCTAGTCCAAATGGGCCAAGACAAGCGAATCGGTACGTTGGGTTTGGATGATCAACACGAACTTACGTTGCTTGCGAAACAGTTCGACAAAATGTTAGATCTGCTCCACGAGCGTAATCAAGAGATTCAACAAGCTGCGTCTGAACTCGAATGTAAGGTTCATTCTCGTACCGCCAGTTTGAAAGAGAAAACGGAAGAACTCGAACTGCACATCCAGCTTCTCAACCAAGCTAGAGATAAGCTGGTGGTCAACGAAAAATTAGCCGCGTTAGGTGAGTTAACCGCAGGTATTGCCCATGAAATCAATAATCCGACAGCAGTAATTCTAGGCAACGTTGAGCTAATGAAGTTTGAACTAGGTGACGAAGTGGCTCGTGTAGACGAAGAAGTCCACGCGATCATGGAGCAGATCGACCGAATCCGAAACATCACACGAAGCTTACTTCAATACAGCCGACACGGTGGTGTACAAGACGAAATCACTTGGCAACATATCAATCCAATTGTCGATGAAAGTATTACGCTCGTAAAAACAGGCGCAAAAAAGAAAGGCATTGTGTATGTCTCGCAATTGAATGCTAAAACCTCAGTCGAAGTGAACCGAAACCAATTGCTGCAAATTCTAGTGAACCTGCAAATGAACGCGATTCACGCGATGGACGGACAGGGCACATTGACTATCTCGAGTGAAGATTGGGTTGAAAATGGAGTATCTCATGGTGCGATCGTTCATGTTGAAGATGAGGGCTGTGGTATTAAGGAAGAACAACTGAAACGTATATTCTCTCCTTTCTATACCACCAAAAGAGACGGTACAGGCTTAGGTTTGTCCGTTTCTCAAAGTATTTTGAGCCAAACGGGCGGCGAAATACGAGTTGAATCCGAAGTAGGTAAGGGAAGTCGCTTTAGTATCTATCTTCAGCAAAAAGCCACACCCCAGTTATTAGTGTCTAACCTTTAG
- a CDS encoding ABC transporter permease — MTLWQTTIDAMNLLVSFDHELWQIVAVSFSVSLSAISLVIVPAILLAFLLAYTEFPGKWALLSVINTLQAIPTVVIGLLMYMMLSRSGPLGDWQLLFTQKAMILGQMLICFPILVAMMHGALQASDRRAVETARTLGVSTTRVACTLIWETRFPLLAATIAAFSRIVTEVGCSMMVGGNIMGMTRNIPTAIAMESHKGAFAQGVALGMVLLALALALNFFLSSVRGKGYLRT; from the coding sequence ATGACCCTATGGCAAACAACGATTGATGCAATGAACCTACTGGTGAGTTTTGACCACGAATTGTGGCAAATCGTCGCAGTATCCTTCAGCGTATCTTTGTCCGCCATCTCATTAGTGATTGTTCCTGCAATCCTTTTGGCTTTCTTATTGGCTTATACTGAGTTCCCCGGGAAATGGGCATTGTTATCGGTGATCAACACCCTACAAGCCATTCCTACCGTGGTAATTGGTTTGTTGATGTACATGATGCTTTCTCGTTCCGGCCCGCTCGGTGATTGGCAATTGCTGTTTACCCAAAAGGCGATGATTTTAGGTCAGATGCTGATCTGTTTTCCTATCCTAGTTGCGATGATGCACGGTGCTCTGCAGGCCAGTGACCGCCGAGCGGTTGAAACGGCGCGCACGCTTGGCGTATCAACAACACGTGTGGCATGTACATTAATTTGGGAAACGCGCTTCCCTCTTTTAGCTGCAACTATCGCTGCCTTTTCTCGTATCGTCACTGAGGTTGGTTGTTCAATGATGGTTGGTGGCAACATTATGGGGATGACAAGAAATATCCCAACAGCTATCGCAATGGAAAGCCACAAAGGCGCATTCGCTCAAGGTGTGGCACTTGGTATGGTTTTATTAGCATTGGCATTAGCCCTTAACTTTTTCCTTTCCAGTGTGAGAGGAAAAGGCTACTTGAGAACTTAG